One genomic segment of Salarias fasciatus unplaced genomic scaffold, fSalaFa1.1, whole genome shotgun sequence includes these proteins:
- the LOC115385542 gene encoding noggin-like produces MEPPPRRAAGLPLLLLSVGLLLPGGGGQHLLLLRPIPSDSLPLLELREDPDPVLDPGERDLNETELRSVLGDFDARFLSVSPPEEDEESEESEPLLDPGGVLQKETRSADPEAPPGWRQRPNRKLLRRLQLWLRALSSCPLRRAWTDLGGRFWPRYVRAGVCPSKRSCSVPEGMRCRPAGSAHLTVLRWRCAQRRAGLRCAWIPVQYPVITDCKCSCSP; encoded by the coding sequence AtggagccgccgccgcggcgcGCGGCCGgcctcccgctgctgctgctgtccgtcgggctgctgctgcccgggGGGGGCGgccagcacctcctcctcctgcgcccCATCCCGAGCGACAGCCTGCCGCTGCTGGAGCTGCGCGAGGacccggacccggtcctggacccCGGGGAGCGGGACCTGAACGAGACCGAGCTCAGGAGCGTGCTGGGGGACTTCGACGCGCGCTTCCTGTCCGTCTCGCCCccggaggaggacgaagagtcGGAGGAGTCCGAGCCGCTCCTCGACCCGGGCGGAGTCCTGCAGAAGGAGACCCGGTCCGCGGACCCGGAGGCGCCGCCGGGCTGGAGGCAGCGGCCGAACCGGAAGCTGCTCCGGCGGCTGCAGCTGTGGCTCCGCGCGCTCTCCTCGTGCCCGCTGCGCCGCGCCTGGACCGACCTGGGCGGCCGCTTCTGGCCGCGCTACGTGCGCGCGGGCGTCTGCCCGAGCAAGAGGTCGTGCTCGGTCCCGGAGGGCATGCGGTGCAGACCggcaggctccgcccacctcacgGTGCTCAGGTGGAGGTGCGCGCAGCGGAGAGCGGGGCTGCGGTGCGCCTGGATCCCGGTGCAGTACCCGGTCATCACGGACTGCAAGTGCTCCTGCTCcccgtga